A part of Macaca mulatta isolate MMU2019108-1 chromosome 12, T2T-MMU8v2.0, whole genome shotgun sequence genomic DNA contains:
- the BZW1 gene encoding eIF5-mimic protein 2, which produces MNNQKQQKPTLSGQRFKTRKRDEKERFDPTQFQDCIIQGLTETGTDLEAVAKFLDASGAKLDYRRYAETLFDILVAGGMLAPGGTLADDMMRTDVCVFAAQEDLETMQAFAQVFNKLIRRYKYLEKGFEDEVKKLLLFLKGFSESERNKLAMLTGVLLANGTLNASILNSLYNENLVKEGVSAAFAVKLFKSWINEKDINAVAASLRKVSMDNRLMELFPANKQSVEHFTKYFTEAGLKELSEYVRNQQTIGARKELQKELQEQMSRGDPFKDIILYVKEEMKKNNIPEPVVIGIVWSSVMSTVEWNKKEELVAEQAIKHLKQYSPLLAAFTTQGQSELTLLLKIQEYCYDNIHFMKAFQKIVVLFYKAEVLSEEPILKWYKDAHVAKGKSVFLEQMKKFVEWLKNAEEESESETEEGD; this is translated from the exons ATGAAAAAGAGAGGTTTGACCCTACTCAGTTTCAAGACTGTATTATTCAAGGCTTAACTGAAACCGGTACTGATTTGGAAGCAGTAGCTAAGTTTCTTGATGCTTCTGGAGCAAAACTTGATTACCGTCGATATGCAGAAACACTCTTTGACATTCTGGTGGCTGGTGGAATGCTGG CCCCAGGTGGTACACTGGCAGATGACATGATGCGTACAGATGTCTGCGTGTTTGCAGCCCAAGAAGACCTAGAGACCATGCAAGCATTTGCTCAG GTTTTTAACAAGTTAATCAGGCGCTACAAATACCTGGAGAAAGGTTTTGAAGATGAAGTAAAAAAG CTGCTGCTGTTCTTAAAGGGTTTTTCAGAGTCGGAGAGGAACAAGCTGGCTATGTTGACTGGTGTTCTTCTGGCTAATGGAACACTTAATGCGTCCATTCTTAATAGCCTTTATAATGAGAATTTGGTTAAAGAAG GAGTTTCAGCAGCTTTTGCTGTAAAGCTCTTTAAATCATGGATAAACGAAAAAGATATCAATGCAGTAGCTGCAAGTCTTCGGAAAGTCAGCATGGATAACAGACTGATG GAACTCTTTCCTGCCAATAAGCAAAGTGTTGAACACTTTACAAAGTATTTTACTGAGGCAGGCTTGAAAGAGCTTTCAGAATATGTTCGGAATCAGCAAACCATTGGAGCTCGTAAGGAGCTCCAGAAAGAACTTCAAGAACAGATGTCCCGTGGTGATCCATTTAAGGAT ataattttatatgtcaagGAGGAGATGAAAAAAAACAACATCCCAGAACCAGTTGTCATTGGAATAGTCTGGTCAAGTGTAATGAGCACTGTGGAATGGAACAAAAAAGAGGAGCTTGTAGCAGAGCAAGCCATCAAGCACTTGAAG CAATACAGCCCTCTACTTGCTGCCTTTACTACTCAAGGTCAGTCTGAGCTGACTCTGTTACTGAAGATTCAGGAGTATTGCTATGACAACATTCATTTCATGAAAGCCTTCCAGAAAATAGTGGTGCTTTTTTATAAAG CTGAAGTCCTGAGTGAAGAGCCCATTTTGAAGTGGTATAAAGATGCACATGTTGCGAAGGGGAAGAGTGTTTTCCTTGAGCAAATGAAAAAGTTTGTAGAATGGCTCAAAAATGCAGAAGAAG AATCTGAATCTGAAACTGAAGAAGGTGACTGA